The Streptomyces sp. RKND-216 genomic sequence CAACAACCTCGGCGGCAGCATCGAACTCCTCGCCGCCATGCGCGAGCACGGCGTCCGCCGCCTGGTGTTCTCCTCCACGGCCGCCACCTACGGCGAGCCGGCCGGCTCCCCGATCACCGAGGACGACCCCACCGCGCCGACCAGCCCGTACGGCGCCACCAAGCTCGCCGTCGACCACATGATCACCGGCGAGTGCCGTGCGCACGGCCTGGCCGCCGCCTCGCTGCGCTACTTCAACGTCGCCGGCGCGTACGCCGCCCGCGACGGGCACGTCTACGGCGAACGGCACGACCCCGAGTCGCACCTCATCCCGCTCGTCCTCCAGGTCGCCCAGGGCCGCCGCGAGCACATCAACGTCTTCGGCGACGACTACCCCACCCCCGACGGCACCTGCATCCGCGACTACATCCACGTCGCCGACCTCGCCGACGCCCACCTGCTCGCGCTGTCGAAGGCCGCCCCCGGCGAGCACCTGGTCTGCAACCTCGGCAACGGCAACGGCTTCTCGGTCCGCGAGGTGATCGAGACCGTCCGCAAGGTCACCGGCCACCCCGTGCCGGAGGTCGTCGCGGACCGACGCGGCGGCGACCCGGCCGTCCTCGTCGCCTCCGCCGAACGCGCCCGTCGCCTGCTCGGCTGGCAGCCCTCGCGCGCCGACCTGGCCGGCATCGTCCAGGACGCCTGGGACTTCACCCGGCACACCGCCGGGACCGACTGAGCCGGGGAGAGGGATGACCTTCCGCGAGGTATACGGGGGCGCGCCGGACGGCGTGTGGGCGGCGCCCGGCCGGGTCAACCTGATCGGTGAACACACCGACTACAACGACGGCTTCGTGCTGCCGCTGGCCCTCCCCCACACCACGCGGGTCGCCGCGGCACGGCGGAACGACGGCGTGCTGCGGCTGCACTCCGCGCAGACGGGCGGCGCTGCGGCTCCGGTCGAACTGCGCCTCGACATGCTCGACCCGGCCGCCGCCGACGGCTGGGCCGCCTACCCGGCCGGGGTCGTCTGGGCGCTGCGCGAGGCCGGCCACCCGGTGGGTGGAGCCGACCTGCACGTCGACTCCACCGTGCCGACCGGCGCCGGGCTGTCCTCCTCCGCCGCCCTGGAGGTCGCCACCGGCCTCGCGCTGAACGACCTGTACGGCCTCGGGCTCGACCCCGCGCGGCTCGCCGGATTCTGCCGCCGCGCGGAGAACGCCTACGTGGGCGTGCCCTGCGGGATCATGGACCAGATGGCCTCGGCCTGCTGCACCGGGGGCCACGCCCTGTACCTGGACACCCGCGACCTCACCGGCCGCCAGGTCCCTCTCGACCTGGCCGCACACCGGCTGCGGCTGCTGGTCGTCGACACCCGGGTGCAGCACTCCCTCGGAGACGGCGCCTACGCCGAACGCCGGTCCGGCTGCGAGGAGGGCGCCCGCCGGCTCGGCGTGTCCGCGCTGCGCGACGTGACCGTCGAGGAGCTGGGCGTGGCGTCGGCCCGCCTGGACGACGAGCCCACCCTGTGGCGCCTGGTGCGGCACGTCGTCACCGAGAACCGGCGGGTCCAGGAGACGATCGCGCTGCTCGACGCACGGGACGTCCGCGCCGTCGGACCGGTCCTCACCGCCGGACACGCCTCGCTGCGGGACGACTTCGCCGTCTCCTGCCCCGAACTCGACCTGGCCGTCGACACCGCCCTGGAGGCGGGCGCGCTGGGCGCACGGATGACCGGCGGCGGCTTCGGCGGCTCCGCGATCGTGCTGCTCGACGAGGCGCTGACCGCCAAGGTCGGCGACGCGGTGACGGAGGCGTTCGCCGCCGCGGGCCACCGCTCGCCCCGCCTCTTCGACGCGGTCCCGTCCCCGGGCGCCCACCGCGTGCCGCCGTAGCCGGGGCGTGCGGCCGGCCGGGGGTCCCTCGGGCGAAGGTGTCGGCGTGCGCGGGCCGTTGACGGCGTCCGGGCTCCGCTGGAAGCTCCCGGGGACGACCGGCCCCACACGGGAGGACACATGGTGAGCGACGGTTCGGCGCGACGGAGTACCGGCGGCAGAGGCGACGGCACGGACGGACGGCGCGGGCTGAGCCGCAAGGCGTTCCTCCGCGCGACCGCCGGGGCGGCCCTCGGCGGCGCGGCGGCACTCGGCACGGCGGGCGGCGCACACGCCGCCGACATCCAGGCGTTGCAGGTCACGAAGATCAAGGACCTGACCGGCCCCGGGCTGACCACCCGCTTCCGGATGGAGGCCACCGACCTCGGCATCCCGGCGCGGACGCCCGACGGACGGACGCTGTTCGTCTTCGGTGACACCTTCGAGCAGGCCAGCGTCGGCGGCGGCTGGTGGCGCTCGCCCGTCGCGCTGTGGTCGGAGACCACCGACCTCGACGCCGGGGTGACCTGGTCCGGCGCCCACGGAGGCGCCGCCGCCGAACAGTTGTGGTTCTACGAGCACAACAACCCGGTGTTCTCCACGGTGCTGCCCTCCGACGTGATCACCATCGGCGGCACCATGTACCTGCACGCCATGGTCAACAAAGGCCTCGGCAACGTCGTGTGGACGGAGATCTGGCGCTCCGACGACTCCGGCACGAGCTGGCAGCACACCGGTGCGAAGTTCCCCGCGAACCACGCCGGGGGACTGTTCCAGCTGCTGACCTGGGGCCGGGGGAACGACGGCTACGTGTACGTCTTCTCGACGGGTTTCCAGCGCGACAAGCCGCTGATCCTCCACCGGGTGCGGGAGGATCGCCTCCCTGACCTCGCGGCGTACGAGCCGTGGGGCTGGCGGGACGGCGTGTGGGCGTGGGGCCACGCGCCGACGCCGGTGCTGGAGGGCCGGTTCGGCGAGCTGTGCCTGCGTCCGCTGGGCGGCAAGTGGCTGCTCACCTGGTTCAACGCCGGCGACTACCGCATCGACGGCATCCTCATGGACTACCCGACCTCCAACCTCCACACCGCGCACCGCCGCACCCTGGTGTGGGGCGGTCAGTGGGGCCAGGAGGACGACGCGCACGTGGCCCAGCTCTACGGCGGCTACGTCATCCCCGGCTCGACGCTCACCGACCTCCACCTGGCCGTCAGCCAGTGGAACACCGCGCAGGGCTGGCCGTACCGGGTGATGCAGCACCGGGTGCGCGGCTTCGTGTGAGGCGAGCGAAGGGGCCGGCGCAAGGGCGCGCGAAGGGGTGGCGTGAGGCGCGTGGCGTGCCCCGGCGTCGTGTGAGGGGCGGGGCGCGCGCGGTGCCGGGCCCGGCGGGCGGGCTGGTCGCGGCAGAGTGTGGGGAACCGGTCAGTTTCGCGGTTTGCCTTCCCTCTCCGGCTCCCCGCCGTAGGGTGGACCCTTGTGCACCGCGCCGATGGGGGTCTGCGGGTGCGTTCGTCAGGGGGCGAGACAACCGGGGGCGTCACCCGGACACGGGAGAGCGGCGGTACGTGAGACCGGCGGCGGCCGGGGTGTCGTTGTGTCCTCGTACCGGGTGACGCGTCCGCACCGTCATGGGGGCGACACATGCAACGGATCCGTGTCCTGGTGGTCGACGATCACCGGATATTCGCCGAGTCCTTGGCCGCGGCGCTGGCCGCCGAGCAGGACGTCGAGGTCACCGCTGTGGGCAGCGGCGCGGCAGCCGTACACACACTTGAGCGCGGCGCGGCCGAAGGGCGCCGTTTCGCCGTGCTGCTGGTCGACGCGCACCTGAGCGGCCCCGGACCCGCCCCGCCCGCGGACGAGTCGTCGTCCGCCGCCCCGCCACCGCCCGGACCCTCCGGGGCCGCGCCGCTGGCGATCCCGTCGCCGCGCAGCGAACTCACGCCCGGTCAGCTCGCCGGCGGCCGGGACGGGTCGCCCGGCGCCGGACAGGGCTCCGCCGCCGCGGGCCCGGGCGGCCTGACGCTGCTGGCCCGGATGTGCACCGCGCACCCCGGGCTGCGCGCGGTCGTCCTCGCCGAACGCGACGATCCCGCCGTGGCCGCCGCCGCCCTCCAGGCGGGCGCCTGCGGCTGGGTGGCCAAGGACAGTTCGCTGAGCCGCCTGCTGCACGTGGTGCGCGGCGTGCTCAAGGGGGAGACGCATCTGCCGCCGCTGCTCCTCACCGGTGTGCTGGAGGAGCTGACCGCGTCGCGCGAGCACCGCTCGGAGAGCGAACGGCTGGTCCATGCGCTGACGCCCCGTGAGTACGAGGTGCTGCGGTGCATGGTGGCCGGGCTGGGCCGCAAGGCCGTGGCCGAACGGCTCTACCTCTCCCCGCGCACGGTGCGCACCCACATGCAGAACGTGTTGGGCAAGCTGGGCGTCCACTCCACTCTCGCCGCCGTCGCTCTGGCACGCCGCGCCGGCGTGCCGCCGGCC encodes the following:
- a CDS encoding response regulator transcription factor, which gives rise to MQRIRVLVVDDHRIFAESLAAALAAEQDVEVTAVGSGAAAVHTLERGAAEGRRFAVLLVDAHLSGPGPAPPADESSSAAPPPPGPSGAAPLAIPSPRSELTPGQLAGGRDGSPGAGQGSAAAGPGGLTLLARMCTAHPGLRAVVLAERDDPAVAAAALQAGACGWVAKDSSLSRLLHVVRGVLKGETHLPPLLLTGVLEELTASREHRSESERLVHALTPREYEVLRCMVAGLGRKAVAERLYLSPRTVRTHMQNVLGKLGVHSTLAAVALARRAGVPPAGPDAADS
- a CDS encoding DUF4185 domain-containing protein; translation: MVSDGSARRSTGGRGDGTDGRRGLSRKAFLRATAGAALGGAAALGTAGGAHAADIQALQVTKIKDLTGPGLTTRFRMEATDLGIPARTPDGRTLFVFGDTFEQASVGGGWWRSPVALWSETTDLDAGVTWSGAHGGAAAEQLWFYEHNNPVFSTVLPSDVITIGGTMYLHAMVNKGLGNVVWTEIWRSDDSGTSWQHTGAKFPANHAGGLFQLLTWGRGNDGYVYVFSTGFQRDKPLILHRVREDRLPDLAAYEPWGWRDGVWAWGHAPTPVLEGRFGELCLRPLGGKWLLTWFNAGDYRIDGILMDYPTSNLHTAHRRTLVWGGQWGQEDDAHVAQLYGGYVIPGSTLTDLHLAVSQWNTAQGWPYRVMQHRVRGFV
- the galK gene encoding galactokinase — protein: MTFREVYGGAPDGVWAAPGRVNLIGEHTDYNDGFVLPLALPHTTRVAAARRNDGVLRLHSAQTGGAAAPVELRLDMLDPAAADGWAAYPAGVVWALREAGHPVGGADLHVDSTVPTGAGLSSSAALEVATGLALNDLYGLGLDPARLAGFCRRAENAYVGVPCGIMDQMASACCTGGHALYLDTRDLTGRQVPLDLAAHRLRLLVVDTRVQHSLGDGAYAERRSGCEEGARRLGVSALRDVTVEELGVASARLDDEPTLWRLVRHVVTENRRVQETIALLDARDVRAVGPVLTAGHASLRDDFAVSCPELDLAVDTALEAGALGARMTGGGFGGSAIVLLDEALTAKVGDAVTEAFAAAGHRSPRLFDAVPSPGAHRVPP
- the galE gene encoding UDP-glucose 4-epimerase GalE produces the protein MKYLVTGGAGYVGSVVAAHLLEAGHTVTVLDDLSTGFRAGVPQGADFVEGRVQDAARHLDPSYDGVLHFAACSQVGESVADPEKYWRNNLGGSIELLAAMREHGVRRLVFSSTAATYGEPAGSPITEDDPTAPTSPYGATKLAVDHMITGECRAHGLAAASLRYFNVAGAYAARDGHVYGERHDPESHLIPLVLQVAQGRREHINVFGDDYPTPDGTCIRDYIHVADLADAHLLALSKAAPGEHLVCNLGNGNGFSVREVIETVRKVTGHPVPEVVADRRGGDPAVLVASAERARRLLGWQPSRADLAGIVQDAWDFTRHTAGTD